CGGGTGCGGCTGGTACCGGCGCCGGACCGGCCGCGTCTGTGCGCCCGGGACGCGGCGGGCCGCCGGCTCCACGTCGCTTTCCGGCCGGTTGCGGAGCCCCTTCCCGACGAGGACCTGCCGCATCCCCACCCGCACCGCGGGAGCCGGGAATCGCAGCTGCGCCTGGTCGTGCATCGCGGTGTCTTCACCGCCCGCGACATCCGCTGGGCCCGGAGGGAGCGGACGATCCGCCTGCTCGACGGTTCCGCTCTCCGCCGCTGGGCGGCGGGCGTGCGTCTCAACGACCTTCTGTCGCAGGGATGGTGACGGGCCGTCAATGTCCCCGCTACGCGACGGAACGCCTCCGGGGTCGCTCCTGCTCCCTCAGATCCGCCCGTTCGTCCAGCGGGTGAGCGGACCGTGTGTGTGACGTCCCGCACGGCGGCCCACCGCGTAGGACGTCGCACTCAGCACTGTCAGGCCCGCACCGACGCCTGCGGCGATGAGCTTGCGCTGGGCGACCACGGTCCAGGCCGTCTTGGCGACGGCTGCGGCCTGCCCCGAGGCGGCGACGACGGTCTGACGGCCGGCCTCGACGCTCTTGGCCGCACTGTGCGCGGCCTCACTGGCGGTCCTTGCGGTACGCTCCGTCACCTTCTTGCCCGCTGACGCGACGTCATCCGTCTTGGTGGCCGCCGCGCCCGCCGCCTTCGACGCCGGGGCGGTGGCCTTGGCCGTGGTCCGCCGGGCCTTCGATGCCGCGGCCCGCGCGGAATCTTGGTTCGTCTGCTCGTTCGATTCACTCATGGACATCGCGTAACCGCTCGCTCCGACGGCAAACGCTTCACCGGGAGCGTTTTCGCCATACCGCGACGGCACGGCGAGGGGGCACCCCCCTCGCCGTGCCGGTTCCCGGTCAGCCGATGTGGTAGCTGTCGCCGTAGACCTTCCAGTCCAGCGGCGGGTTCAGGTCGAAATTGCCCCGGCGCAGGAAGACGCGCTGGGCGGTGTCGACGCGGCTGGTGTCACTGTGTGCCTCCTCCTGCTTCATCGCCCACACGCGGGCGTCGAGGAAGGCGTTCAGGTACGCCGTCTCGTCACCGCCCTGGGCCGGGGGCTTGGCCTGGCGCAGGGCGCGTCGACGGATGCTGCTGAAACTGGTCGCGTCGCCGCCGTCGCCGTGCATGACGATGGCGTCGTAGTAGGCGAACTGGCCGAGTGCGCGCACGCCGTCCGCCTTGCCCTGCTTGACGGCGGGGTTGAAGTAGACGCGGTCGCGTTCGTCGTTCTGCGCCTGCTGGAACACAGCGTCCCGCGCGGCCTTGCGCCAGTCCTCGGTGAAGTGCGGGTCGAGGCCGGTGTGCGAGTCGGTGCCGTCGACGCGGCGCAGTGCCGGAAGGTACTTGGCGAGGACGTTGCCGGGCTTGCGGACGTTGTACAGCTCGACGAGGTCGAGCATGTCTCCGGTGCCGGAGCAGAAGCCGATGATGCCGGCGGTGTAGCCGCGGCCGTCACCTATGTCCTCGATGTACTGGTACTGCGCCTTCCAGTCGAGCGAGGAGTTCTCCGCGCTCGACACCAGCTTCATGGCGATCTCCTTCTTCGCGGGGTCGTCGAGGCCCGGTGCGGCCGCGGAGGCCGCTGCGGCGCGCGGCAAACTGAACATGCCGGCGCAGGTCGCCGCGCCCATCAGCGCGAGGACGGTGCGGCGGGAGGTGCGGGCGGCCGGGGGCGCTGTGTCAGGTTCCACGGGGACTCCAAGTGGGGGTGGGGGGTGGAGAGTTGGTCCAGACCTGATTGTTAGGAACGTTTCCTACCAGTGCACGGCGACATCAGTAACCCGGCACGCAGAAGTTCGTAGGTTCGAACAAAGGAGTTTCAAGGGAACTGGAGTTCGACTCACTGGCTCCAGTCGTGCCCCGCGGAATGCCCGGCCCGGTCGCGGAGCTGCAGGCTTACCCTCGCGAGCGCGAGCGGGACGGCGACTCCCGGCCGCGCAGGGCAGGAGTCACCGGCAACCGGATCGCGTGTGCCCCGTCGGCCGATGCCGACGGGGTCCCGGGCCTGCGCCGGTCGCGGCGGGGCCCGGTTTCGTCCTGCCCGTCGGATCGGGCGGCGACGTCAGAAGTGGCGTGGCAGACGGACGACCTGGACGAAGAAGTCGTCGATCTGGCGGACCGCGGCGATGAACTGGTCCAGGTCGACCGGCTTGGTGACATAGGCGTTGGCATGGAGCCGGTAGCTGCGCAGGATGTCCTCCTCGGCCGCGGAGGTAGTGAGGACGACGACGGGGATGTGGGACAGCTCCGGGTCGGACTTGATCTTCTCCAGGACCTGACGGCCGTCGTACTTGGGGAGGTTGAGGTCGAGCAGGATGAGATCGGGCTCCGGCGCGTCGGTGTGCTCGCCCCGTCGGTAGAGGAAGTCCAGTGCCTCCTCGCCGTCCCGCACCACATGGAGCGTGTTGCCGATCTTGTTGTCCTCGAACGCCTCACGGGTCATCAGCTCGTCGCCGGGGTCGTCCTCGACCAGGAGTACGTCGATGGGGCTGGCGGCCGGGGTGCTCATAGAAGAACCTTCTGCTCGGTGTCGATGCCGGACGCCTCCGGGGTCTCGGGGAGGGACGGGAGGGTGAAGCACAGGCGCGTGCCGTCCGTGTGAGCGGTGTCGATCCAGATCCTGCCGCCGTGCTGTTCCACGATCTTCTTGCACAGCGCCAGGCCGATGCCGGTGCCGCCGTAGTCGTCCCGGCTGTGCAGCCGCTGGAAGATGATGAAGACCTTCTCCGTGAACTGCTCGGGAATGCCGATGCCGTTGTCCGTGACGGTCATGAGCAGGCTGTCGGTCTCGTCGGGGTCCGGGCCGCAGGTGACGGACACCTGCGAAGTACGGTCGGGGTGACGGAACTTGAGCGCGTTGCCGATCAGGTTCTGCCAGAGCATGGCCAGCAGGGTGGGGTCCCCGACGACCTCGGGCAGCTGCTCGGGGCGCTCGACACGGGCGCCGGACTCCTCGACGGCCGTACCGAGGTTGGCGAGCGCCTTGTCCAGCGCATGGTCGAGACCGATGGGCACCCGGGCGTCGTTGACGCGTCCGACCCGGGAGAAGGTCAGCAGGTCGTTGATGAGGACCTGCATACGGCGGGCACCGTCGACGGCGAAGTCGACGTACTGCCGGCCCCGGTCGTCGAGGAGGTCTCCGTAGCGCTTCTCCAGCAGCTGGCAGAAGGAGGCGACCTTGCGCAGCGGCTCCTGCAGATCATGTGAGGCGACGTAGGCGAACTGCTCCAGTTCCGCGTTGGACCGGCGCAACTCCACGGCCTGGGCGTCCAGATCGGCGGCCTGCCGGGTCAGTTCCTCCTCCTGTTCCTGCGAGGCGCGCAGATCCGCCACGACCCGCTTGCGCATGCCTTCGACGTCGCGGGCCACGGCGATCAGATCGGCCGGACCGCCCCCGGTGATGACGTACGCGAAGTCGCCGCCCGCCACCCTCCTCGACGCCGTACGGAGCGCCTCCAGGGGGCGCGTCACCAGGATCCGGACCAGGACGGCGCAGGCGACTCCGGCGAGCAGGAAGACGGCCACCATGCCGCCCAGGACCGAGTCGCGCACCGTGCGTTCATGGGCAAGGTGGGACCGGCCGTCCTGCACCGCCTTCGCCAGGTTCCTGTTCTGTGTGCTCCACAGCCCGCGCAGCCGGTCGAACTCCCTCTTGCCCTGGTCGGCCTTGCGCTGGTCGAGCGGCTCGGGCGTGCCCGGGGTGACCGAGACCGCGAGGGGTTCGGCGTAGGTGCGGCGCCACTCGGCCGCCTGGCCTTCGATAGCCCTGAGGTCCACCAGCAGTTCGGGCCGCTCACCGATGTACGCGCGCAGCCGGCCGGCCGACGTGGCCTCGCTCCGCTTGCCCTGGGTGTACGGGTCGAGGAACTGCCGGTCGGCGGTGATCGCGTAGCCGCGGATGCCGGTCTCCTGGTTGACCAGCGCCGCCTGCAGCCGGTACGCCTCCGTCTG
This is a stretch of genomic DNA from Streptomyces sp. NBC_00285. It encodes these proteins:
- a CDS encoding response regulator; the encoded protein is MSTPAASPIDVLLVEDDPGDELMTREAFEDNKIGNTLHVVRDGEEALDFLYRRGEHTDAPEPDLILLDLNLPKYDGRQVLEKIKSDPELSHIPVVVLTTSAAEEDILRSYRLHANAYVTKPVDLDQFIAAVRQIDDFFVQVVRLPRHF
- a CDS encoding chitosanase; translation: MGAATCAGMFSLPRAAAASAAAPGLDDPAKKEIAMKLVSSAENSSLDWKAQYQYIEDIGDGRGYTAGIIGFCSGTGDMLDLVELYNVRKPGNVLAKYLPALRRVDGTDSHTGLDPHFTEDWRKAARDAVFQQAQNDERDRVYFNPAVKQGKADGVRALGQFAYYDAIVMHGDGGDATSFSSIRRRALRQAKPPAQGGDETAYLNAFLDARVWAMKQEEAHSDTSRVDTAQRVFLRRGNFDLNPPLDWKVYGDSYHIG
- a CDS encoding sensor histidine kinase, with product MTRTAWIGRRLTVQGWFYLTLAAMTLLVVVGSVVGASLLGRTAEVSDQLLRRVQPAQTEAYRLQAALVNQETGIRGYAITADRQFLDPYTQGKRSEATSAGRLRAYIGERPELLVDLRAIEGQAAEWRRTYAEPLAVSVTPGTPEPLDQRKADQGKREFDRLRGLWSTQNRNLAKAVQDGRSHLAHERTVRDSVLGGMVAVFLLAGVACAVLVRILVTRPLEALRTASRRVAGGDFAYVITGGGPADLIAVARDVEGMRKRVVADLRASQEQEEELTRQAADLDAQAVELRRSNAELEQFAYVASHDLQEPLRKVASFCQLLEKRYGDLLDDRGRQYVDFAVDGARRMQVLINDLLTFSRVGRVNDARVPIGLDHALDKALANLGTAVEESGARVERPEQLPEVVGDPTLLAMLWQNLIGNALKFRHPDRTSQVSVTCGPDPDETDSLLMTVTDNGIGIPEQFTEKVFIIFQRLHSRDDYGGTGIGLALCKKIVEQHGGRIWIDTAHTDGTRLCFTLPSLPETPEASGIDTEQKVLL